The DNA segment GTGGTCAGCGCGGGGTCGGCGAGGCCCGCGAGCGGGATGTCGTCGAAGCCGGTGACGGCGACCTCGCGCGGCACGTCCGCGCCCAGTTGCCGCAGGCGTTGCAGCGCACCGGCGGCGATCAGGTCGTTGGCGCAGATCAGGGCGTCCGGGCGGGACGGCCAGAGCCGGTCGACGGCGGCCCGGCCCCACTCCACCGAGAAGTCGCCGAGCGCGATGCGGCCGGGGGCCTCGGGGTCCAGCGCCGCGGCGCCCGCCTCGTAGGCCGCGCGCCGCTCGACCGCCGCCGACGCGGTCCCGGCCGCGCCGACGAAGCAGGGGCGGCGGCGGCCGGTGGCCGCGAGGTGATCGAGCACCAGAGCCATGCCGGCCGCGTTGTCGACGGCGACGGAGTCGGCGACACCGGGGCCGCAGCCGCGGTCGAGCAGCACCAGCGGCACCCGGGCGGCCGCGCCGGCCACCGCCTCCCGGCTGCGCCGCTCGTCGACCGGTATCAGCAGCAGGGCGTCGACCTGCCGTCCCAGGAACGCGGCGATCCTGGCGGCCTCGGTCGCCGGGTCGTCGTCGCAGTCGGCGAGGAGGACGGCCCGCCCCTCGGCGTGCAGGGCGTGCTCCAGCTCCCGGACGAGGGAGGGGAAGAACGGGTTGGTGATCTGCGGCAGCACGAGCCCGACGGTGCCGGTGGAACGGCTGCGCAGGGCGCGGGCCACATGGTTGGGGCGGTAGCCCAGGCGCTCGGCCGCCGCGCGGACGGTGCGCGCGGTCTCGGCGCCGACCGGACGGGTGCCGGCCAGGACGCGGGAGACCGTGGCGATGGAGCAGCCCGACGCCAGCGCGACGTCCTTCAACGTGACTTCGGCCACCGTCTCCCGGCTCCCTCCGGTTCGGCCCGCCCGAACCGGAGGGAGCATACGCCCTGGTACGCCATGGGCAAACGTTGTCCCAAGGGATGCGGATCGCCCGGTCGTCGTGCCCGCTCTTCGTCCCGATAACGTCCGGATAGCGCGAGATTGAACCATTGACAACCAGCAGGTTGATGGGTCAAGTTTCCGGAGAACGTTTTCCATGCTGCTCGCTCGCCGGCTGACTCCGCGCCCGGGCTCGCCATGGGTGACCGCCGGGCGCGTGGTGCGCCGGACCCATACCGGCCCCCACCCACCACCCTCATCACCGCTTCACCGAGCAGCAGAGCAAAGGGGCTCTTCCGTTGGCCAGAAAGATCATCCTCGACTGCGACCCGGGGCATGACGATGCGATCGCCATGCTCCTGGCACATGGCAATCCCGATGTCGAGCTGGTCGCCGTGACGACCGTGGTCGGGAACCAGACGCTGGAGAAGGTGACCCGCAACGCCCTGTCCGTGGCGCGCATCGCCGGGATCACGGGCGTGCCCTTTGCCGCCGGCTGCCCGCGCCCGCTGGTGCGGGCCATCGAGACGGCGCCGGACATCCACGGCGAGACCGGTCTCGACGGCCCCGACCTGCCCGAGCCCGCCTTCGAGCTGGACCGCCGGCACGCGGTGGACCTGATCATCGACACGGTGATGTCGCACGAGCCCGGCGAGATCACCATCGTCCCGACCGCGGGCCTGACGAACATCGCGCTGGCCGTGCGCAAGGAGCCGCGGATCGCGGAGCGGGTGCGCGAGGTCGTCCTGATGGGCGGCGGCTACCACGAGGGCAACTGGAGCGCGGTCGCCGAGTTCAACATCGCCATCGACCCCGAGGCCGCGCACATCGTCTTCAACGAGCGCTGGCCGGTCACCATGGTCGGCCTCGACCTGACACACCAGGCGCTGGCCACCCCCGAGGTCGACGCGCGGATCGCCGCGGTCGGCACCCGCCCGGCGCGGTTCGTCGGCGAGCTGCTGGACTTCTTCCGCGAGGCCTACCGCGAGAACCAGGGCTTCGACCACCCGCC comes from the Streptomyces angustmyceticus genome and includes:
- a CDS encoding LacI family DNA-binding transcriptional regulator; amino-acid sequence: MAEVTLKDVALASGCSIATVSRVLAGTRPVGAETARTVRAAAERLGYRPNHVARALRSRSTGTVGLVLPQITNPFFPSLVRELEHALHAEGRAVLLADCDDDPATEAARIAAFLGRQVDALLLIPVDERRSREAVAGAAARVPLVLLDRGCGPGVADSVAVDNAAGMALVLDHLAATGRRRPCFVGAAGTASAAVERRAAYEAGAAALDPEAPGRIALGDFSVEWGRAAVDRLWPSRPDALICANDLIAAGALQRLRQLGADVPREVAVTGFDDIPLAGLADPALTTVRQPVGELAAEAARLLGRGPGGEQGPRHTVRLAPRLVVRDSG
- the uriH gene encoding uridine-preferring nucleoside hydrolase UriH, whose amino-acid sequence is MARKIILDCDPGHDDAIAMLLAHGNPDVELVAVTTVVGNQTLEKVTRNALSVARIAGITGVPFAAGCPRPLVRAIETAPDIHGETGLDGPDLPEPAFELDRRHAVDLIIDTVMSHEPGEITIVPTAGLTNIALAVRKEPRIAERVREVVLMGGGYHEGNWSAVAEFNIAIDPEAAHIVFNERWPVTMVGLDLTHQALATPEVDARIAAVGTRPARFVGELLDFFREAYRENQGFDHPPVHDPCAVAYVIDPDVMTVRKAPVDIELRGALTVGMTVTDFRAPAPEDCTTQVAVKLDHERFWNLVVDALERIGDIEA